In Magnolia sinica isolate HGM2019 chromosome 16, MsV1, whole genome shotgun sequence, the genomic window ccataaagCCATACTAGATCTAAAGCTTAACttacattttcatttttctgtttttcaccgtgagttttgtatttaatgtaaaatagtggtgacttgttcataacaatagtggctaagatatagagttatcgAGACCATCCAAAAAATCGGTAtagttgtaaatggtaaatatttatacatttttattatataatacaatcttaaccatccagaaatTGGTCCCATACATGTACGACCATTAATAAAGTTTGTGTTATTATTTAGTGGAAAACTCACATCTTACGGATTTCAAAATTTTATCTTATTTGGAAGAGGATTTCCATATCCATCCCAAATCGATCGAGCGCCcctcttttccctctttcatCTTCCATCAAGCACCCACATGCAAATGGCCCCATCGATCGCTTTTTCCAACACCAGATCGGCATTCTTCTGCACCAGTGCTCAGCTCCCATGTCTGATCTCAAGCCCAAGACCAAGATCTCGTTCACGGGAACGTTCGCCAGCAATGCTTTCGCCACCTATGTTGCAGAGGTATcgatccttttcttttccctattCTATTTGATTTTGAAGTTAGATTGAGTGGAATTTGGTTGTGTTTGCTTGATCTTGTTGTTTTGATCTTGATCTTatatttttggcctttttttttgcatttttactataaattttTGGTGATTCATTTTAGTTTGATTCAACAGATGTTCTTGTTTGATCTAGTTCTTTTGACcttgaatttatatatttttacaatttttcttgCATTTTTTGCTCATCTAGTCGAATTTAATcagtttggattttcttttttgttttttcctgttTTGCTGGATCTTTGGTTAACTTGTAATAGTTTGATATTTTTAATTGTAGAACTTTCAATCTTCATGCTACATTTACCTAAATTTTCAGCATTTTCATGTTACATTTGCTGTTTAATTAGCGAATTTTGAAATGCATGAactttctagttttctttttctatttctttttgccTTTGATAGATAGTAGAGAGGGCAATGGCTTGCATTTGATAGACAGCAGAGGGGGCATGGATTTATGGAGGCTTGCATTTAGGAAATCCACGGATTTGACAATCCCTGCAAACGATAAATaggggagatttgaaatccatggatttcacaaatccctACCAAAAATCCCTTGccccaaacaacccctaagtaATCAAAGTAGAAAAAATAGTGAACACGTTGATTAAGTGATGACacatggaaaaaaaagaaaaaagaaaagaaaaagagactaTGACATCAAAGAGATCTCAAACCTGAATCAATAATGCTAGTTCAGAAACATCCTCAGTGCATGAGTCACTGAGACTAGACCGCCTTGTCTATCTCCAAATGTACACAGTGGAAAGAAGTAGTCAAGAGGTGTTGCAAGAATCCATActtcctcttatattttcataaATCTTCATGTTTTTAGACACCTTTCAAGACGTCATCTGGTGTCTATCATCTTTAAGGCCTAGCTATCCTTTATAATATGGTTTTGAAGGGTGTGCTCTTTGGTGAGCATGGGTGTGACTTGTGAGGATCAACTATGGAAAGGTTGAGTTAGGGGTCCTCTAAACTCTGATTTCTTAGGATAGTTATGGGAAGGATTAGTTACAATTCACAACTATAGTTGTGGAAAATGATTTCCGCAACAAAATttacatgcatgattagcccagctTGTATGTACCTGTATCTTAGTTGCATTTTGAACATTTCACTAATCAAAAGATTCTTCTCCAGTGTTCTTGATCAAATGCTTACAGAAGGGGAGAGAGATCTTAGTCCAACTTCAGAAGGGCATGGAGTAGAACCCTCATAGAAGCATTGCAGTAATGTTGCTGATCCTTAGCTAAACCCTGATCAACCATGGTTCTGTATTTCatatgataaatattttttagAGGTTTTTGGCATATACAACCCTTCCTTTTAGCAATACAAGACAAAGCCCCCTCTAGGTTTCATATTTGTAATAACACCATTCTTTTTTGTCCTTTATAAACAAATCCCCAAACTGTGACTGTTTTAAGATGATAGCATAACTAGTGTTAGCTAAGCTACCAAATTAATTTTTTGCCTCTTCTGATTTGGAAAACGTTAGTTACTCTactaggttgttaaggtgatatTCATGATGTCAAAAACTGCACAAGTGGCATGGTCACAACTTAAAACTGTTTATATCGTTGATCCTATTTTAGTAGTAACTTAAACTAATAATTACAATAGTTTGATTATTAATCAGCCGATTTCGGAAGTGCATATTCAATTGATGTAAGAGCATTtaatctttctttttattttaccaTGATTTAAAAAGGAATTATAGATAGTGAATGTCATTTGCAGTTCATAAGATGGAAACAAAGGGTAACATGCCTTGGTTATTTTACTGACATCTTTAatatttgacaaaaaaaaaagagtagtaaATGAATGTGCATGTATCAGCCATCGTCTCTAAATATGATGGGAAGGAATCTAGAATGTATTCTAGAAAAAAAGAAACCTCTTGCTTTTATTCTATTTCCCAAACTCCACCTCATTTTATGCATGACTTGGAGCTGCTTACACTAATAGATCCGTAATTAGTCAACTGAAAAAGTCAGTCTTGCCCTTGGTTAAGCAAAAATATCACTATTTTGCCATGCATTTGAATTAATCTTcttttatatattaaaatttaaTTTGGTCTGGCATGAGCCTAGGTCCGGGCCTAGCCTGGCCTTATACATGTGGCATATGACTCAAGAATCAACCTAACAAGTCCTGATTTAAAGTCCAATGTTTAAAGTAAAGATGGATTAATGTTAAGTCTTGCTAATGTCTATTAATATTAAATTCCATGACGTTCAAGGGAAGAATTACCGTTGTGCCATACTGAATTTTTATTGGTAAGGGTTTAGCCAATCTTAATAATTTTTATGGATGCAGAGGCCAATTAAATGTTTTGAGAGAGCAGCTAAAAGGTGTCACACGAATTCACTATCCAGTATAGTTGCATCATGTTCTTGGGGTAAACATGTCGTCGTTGGCACAGGAACACCTTTCCAaattatgtggagcaagaaagaagttagttttcttccctttaccattgttgtttgattgttaatccatgcaacgattatttttttatgccataggtcttggcacttgatatttttcttagaatttattagtttaataacctagttgtgtaaactattagactttgtttcataagcataaatatgaatcatcttctttcttctttttgctaggtggcatcaaatctagatgtcgtaacagatgtgtatgatttcctccatttggtaagcactatttctagtgaaaaagaagtaagcaatgaatgtctaggtgcagatgttgatgaaaaagaagtaagcaatgaagcagcccgttcaatctgatcaatctactccctggggaggttggaaatcaaatgatgcaGGAAATGAGAGGGTTCAAGATGCTAAATCCCAAGATGTAAATTGTTGGAACCAACCGAATGATTCATCTGCCAAACCACATGTTTGGGATAAGGACAAGATCCATGGTCAATCTAATTTTGTCTGGGGTAGTCAGAACCCAAAGGGTACTCATACGGAGAGATCTTTAGATATTGGTGGTTGGAATGAAGACAAAACGACAAGATGAGTTGAATCAACCAACAAGATCTCCTATTTGGAGTTCTTCGCCAATTGAGAAGTCTTTAGATGACAGcagttggaaagaaaatagagcACAAGCTTGATTTTTATCGACCGACCAGAGCTCCTGGATGGGGTTCTTCGAGTAGATTCATTACACTCAATAGCAGAAGAGATGTAGATTCATTACactcaattcaggtatggtttgcaccaattcaataGACTATACATTAGGCtttcaatatataagactggagtgagactaattaggcatttaaatgtgttgcaggatgttatttgaattacttgtcctaataggtgcacaagttgggatggattagACTTCTATCTTAAGAAAACGCCATGATTTCAAGTAGTTATTATTAtaatgaaaagttaaaaaatttaaaagagagagataatgaattcatggaaagaaatgttctttatcattacaTACTAAACTTTAAGTAATGTATGAAGTTCTTTATCCAAGCCTGGATGCCACACATGTATGAAGTGCTTATTAGATGTTATGAAATATAATGCCAACAATTAGTATTTCATGTCCCATAATgtgttttattttgttctttctaTGAAATTGGCTTCTTTTTTCTAAACATGTACCTATTGCATGCATTTTGTTAGTAATTGGCATACACCCATACATGGCCgatagaaaacaaaaataaataaataaataaaatccccaaggagaAGACAAGTTTTAAGTCTTCCTCTCCCTTAACGCTCCTAGACCAACCTTGTCCAGGAAAAGGATGCCCCTCACCTGCTGAGGTAGATCAGCCCTATAGGAAGTATAGAGCCGAGCTTGGGACACGCTGGAGACCCGAGCAAGAGCGTCAGCCGTTCCATTGCCTTCCCTAAAAATGTGCATGAATTTCACCATTGCAAGACCCTGGAGCCTATCCGTTAGAGATCTCCATCCCTTCCAGCTCCAGCCGATGTTTACTTCCTCCTTGAAAACGTTAATCACCAATTCTGAGTCTGACTCAACTATAATTTGAGAAAAACCTTTCTCCAAGCACATAAGAAGCCCATCATGGGCTGCTCTGAACTCAGTGCCAATATTTGACATCGTTCCATAACCAAAAGTGAAACCACAAATAAACTCCCCCTTGTTGTTTCTACAAACTCCGCTGCCCCCTGCCAACCCCAGGTTTCCTCTTGAGGACCCATCAACATTTACTTTCACCCAACCTGCAGGGTTTTCTACCATAAGACCACAGACTGCCACGTTTGCTTTGGACGGGTATATCTATCGTTCAACAAGCTGCCCAAGGATGGGTTTCGCTAGACATACCTGTTTCTAAAAACGACATCACTGGCGCTGGAGAGCCACCAGGAGACTTTGATGTCTGAAGTAAGCTTGCTAGAATATACATCCCCATGTGTTATTGTAGGATGTGTTGACAATCTAGCCATTGGGTTTGGTGCCCTATTTGGTAATCCAatataacatcccgaattttcgcggtctgagtttatactcgtgccggAGAATTccaagtgttaataatgtaaaattttGATGCTTCAAAATCGTACctaatttttttcttcatttatatcacatccaattacatttacgagagtaaaatcaactatatttattattaGAGTAAAAAGAATCCGACTAATCTTCAAGGAGGGTAATGTTGTAGTCGACGCTTTAGCCCGCATGGGGAGTAATTCCCAATTAACCTTCATCAGTGCTCGTTTTACGGATCTCCCTCGATAGGTTAGAGGGCTTGTATTCATTGATAAGATGAGGTTAGGTGCTATCAAGGAGTAGTAATTTTCTTTGGCTTGTTTTGTATGGCTGGGATATGATAGGCGTTCCGAGGTCCTTTTTCCTGAGAAGGCCCGAAATGTAAATTTTGTCCAGTTTTACTAATGAAAGTCAGCTTTTaaatttatgttttatttttttaaaatggtaaacaatgaaaaatatataaacggATAAATTTTagtgtcattcttcttctttattcaaacgTATTTTCCACAGAATAAATGATTATCGCCTATATCGTCAACTTGTAATTCACCTATAacatctatatggttggagatggtcaatgccctactcatagtgattgttattatttaagattaacaataatttaagagattcataaaaataatgtgagggttctaaTATGTCTCGTACTctaccactacgagtggtatttATATGCACaaccaacatatatatatatatatgaatgcatgcctagcaaagtgtgtgcagtCCATCATATGTAAGGATCATCataatgtgaaatataattcataaaaaacccAGCTCGCCCTGCATTCCCACACCACggagattcgtcggcgtgtccaaTGCTACTATGGATTTAAGTGAACACCTTAAGATGGCACAATACACGGATCAGATGAATTACATGATATGATTTGTTCAtaaagcgactatttgcgacatgcAATCTAAGAAGTAATGTAACACGCATTAcagattacttacatcaatttgtgcaccactaccaaAAATCCATGAAATTACGTGTCGAcgaagagggtcactacccaaagcgcattacgtccatgatgaaatatatgaatcactagatgtgagacctccaacacatcacttgcatcaatggaGAAATAAATCGaaccatgagagttttgaaatttcaagacacatgtcTAAGCCATAAAGGGAAGTAGGATAAGACTAATCTAATAAAGGAAAAGACTAGCAATAAACTAACTTAATAAAATAGAAGAGTAGCAAAtagactaactcaacaaaaataagggaagaggagcaaaaggccaactcaatataaagtGAAAGCatgcgtcgctctcaaaattgataagggcaaggcttatatccTTCTccccacataaatttataaaaatcacTCATAATTTAaatcattgttgagggtcaaatattacatattagaccccagttattacttggttttacatacatgataatgcttacatgttctattttaatcatgtttatttgtaaggtgaatttaagagcttggactgaaaagggtgttaaaggcattgatttgatgctcaagaatcaccaagctaagggacagatcttaggggaccgagattgaagaattcacatgccaaagatccgggAAAACC contains:
- the LOC131229205 gene encoding DNA-directed RNA polymerase V subunit 1-like — translated: MQRPIKCFERAAKRCHTNSLSSIVASCSWGKHVVVGTGTPFQIMWSKKEVASNLDVVTDVYDFLHLEMRGFKMLNPKM